One Glycocaulis abyssi DNA window includes the following coding sequences:
- the ctrA gene encoding response regulator transcription factor CtrA → MRVLLIEDDRATAQGIELMLKSDGFNMYTADLGEEGVDLGKLYDYDIILLDLNLPDMPGFDVLKTLRLAKVDTPILILSGNADIDNKVRGLGSGADDYMTKPFHKEELIARIHAIVRRSKGHSQSIIRTGDIAVNLDAKTVEVNQQRVHLTGKEYQMLELLSLRKGTTLTKEMFLNHLYGGMDEPELKIIDVFICKLRKKLEAATGSKAPIETVWGRGYVLRDPVEEKGAA, encoded by the coding sequence ATGCGGGTACTGCTCATCGAGGATGATCGCGCGACAGCGCAGGGCATCGAACTGATGCTGAAGTCCGACGGCTTCAACATGTATACGGCCGATCTGGGCGAAGAGGGTGTCGATCTCGGCAAGCTCTACGACTACGATATCATCCTTCTGGACCTGAACCTGCCGGACATGCCGGGTTTTGACGTCCTGAAAACGCTTCGCCTTGCCAAGGTAGATACGCCCATCCTTATCCTGTCGGGCAATGCCGACATTGATAACAAGGTGCGCGGCCTCGGCTCGGGCGCGGACGACTACATGACCAAGCCCTTCCACAAGGAAGAGCTGATCGCGCGCATCCACGCCATTGTGCGCCGCTCCAAGGGTCACAGCCAGTCGATCATCCGCACCGGCGATATCGCGGTGAATCTCGACGCCAAGACGGTCGAAGTGAACCAGCAGCGCGTTCACCTGACCGGCAAGGAATACCAGATGCTGGAGCTGCTCTCCCTGCGCAAGGGGACGACGCTCACCAAGGAAATGTTCCTCAACCATCTTTATGGCGGCATGGACGAGCCGGAGCTGAAGATCATCGACGTCTTCATCTGCAAGCTTCGCAAGAAGCTGGAAGCGGCCACCGGCTCCAAAGCCCCGATCGAGACCGTTTGGGGCCGTGGCTATGTGCTGCGCGATCCCGTCGAGGAAAAAGGCGCGGCGTAA